TCGAGTAATCTAATGTTTTACAGAAGTAGTAAAATTATTGAAAGACCTTCAAAAAAAGTTGATCATTATAGCAGCCACACAAAGACACTACATTTCCATAGATTGTAGCCCAGTTGAAGCCTTTGATTTCTTCTTCCTGGATCCatttttgttcacttttttCTTGGGTTGTTCCTCTACTACCGGTTGTTTGTTCTGTATATATTGATGAATGGCAGACAGGGGATCTGCTTGAAAGTTAGGATCATTGAGAACAGCAGAAATTCGATCTCTTTCAGTCAATCTGATGAACAACGACAATAGGTTACAATTTACAAATACAATCTTACATATCAAATGATAAGTTGGCAATGCAATATTGAATAATGATGGGAAACACTCACACTAGCATCTGCCTGGATTTACACGTAAGTTTGCTGTCATTCGCACAACCTGGTTTC
Above is a window of Glycine soja cultivar W05 chromosome 12, ASM419377v2, whole genome shotgun sequence DNA encoding:
- the LOC114378644 gene encoding uncharacterized protein LOC114378644, which translates into the protein MGKKKLDSKSDRKFEKKVQFYSKVKDAVTSLSAQKSITKKKKKSKQQRRQKKLKAYNLSSLLESLPEVKASKKPGCANDSKLTCKSRQMLVLTERDRISAVLNDPNFQADPLSAIHQYIQNKQPVVEEQPKKKVNKNGSRKKKSKASTGLQSMEM